The Methanobrevibacter sp. sequence TCATCAAATCCACTAAATCGTAGTTTAGGTACTAACTTTTCTTCACTCATAAAACCAACTCACTCGAATATTGGTGCTTGAATACCTAACTCATCACAGTACTTTTTAATTTCAGCATCAACTTCTTTCATTTCTTCATTTATCTTTTTAAGTTCAGATACAACTTTATCCAAGTCTATAGGTTCTTCTTCTTCGAAAGTGTCAACATAACGTGGAATGTTTAAATTGAAATCATTTTCACGAATTTCATCAAGACTTGCTTTATGTGAATATTTATCAATCTCTTCACGATTTGCATAAGTATTTATGATTTTTTCAATGTCTTCATGTCTTAATTTATTCTGATTTTTAACTTTTTCAAAGTCTTTACTTGCATCAATGAATAATACATCATAATCATCTTCACGGCACTTTTTGAATACTAAAATGACAGTGGGTATGCTTGTTCCATAAAATACATTAGCTGGAATGCCTATTACTGCATCTAAGTAGTTTTTCTCATCAATGAGATATTTACGTATTACACTTTCTGCAGCACCTCTAAACAAAACTCCGTGAGGTAAAACAATTGCCATTGTTCCATTTTCTTCCAGGTGATAAATCATGTGTTGTACAAATGCATAATCCGCTTTTGATTTTGGTGCAAGTTTACCATATGCTGCAAATCTTTCATCATCTAAAAATGATTTATCACTGGACCATTTTGCAGAAAATGGAGGATTAGCCACTATTGCTTCGAATTTAGTGTTGATGTGCTGAGGATATTTTAGTGAATCTCCTTGTTTAATATCAAAATCACCATATTTAACACCGTGAAGTATCATATTCATTCTTGCCAGGTTATATGTTGTTTGATTTAATTCCTGACCACAAAAATCACCTACTTGAGCTTCTTTAGAAACCCTTAGGAGCAATGAACCTGATCCGCATGTCGGGTCATAAACATTTCTAATTTTATTCTTTCCAAAAGTGACAATTTTTGCAAGTATTTTTGATACTTCTTGAGGAGTATAAAATTCCCCTGCTTTTTTACCGG is a genomic window containing:
- a CDS encoding type I restriction-modification system subunit M, with amino-acid sequence MSNYQNSLESKLWAIADELRGNMDANEFKNYILGFIFYRYLSEKLELHMNEELKEDDLTFEQAWVDEDYKDDLMDEGISSLGYFLEPQYLFSSVIEKAKVNEFILGDLIKSLNYISNSSMGAKSQEDFSNLFEDVDLNSSKLGKSDDDKNKLISRILLNLNDIDFKLDDDESDILGDAYEYLISQFASSAGKKAGEFYTPQEVSKILAKIVTFGKNKIRNVYDPTCGSGSLLLRVSKEAQVGDFCGQELNQTTYNLARMNMILHGVKYGDFDIKQGDSLKYPQHINTKFEAIVANPPFSAKWSSDKSFLDDERFAAYGKLAPKSKADYAFVQHMIYHLEENGTMAIVLPHGVLFRGAAESVIRKYLIDEKNYLDAVIGIPANVFYGTSIPTVILVFKKCREDDYDVLFIDASKDFEKVKNQNKLRHEDIEKIINTYANREEIDKYSHKASLDEIRENDFNLNIPRYVDTFEEEEPIDLDKVVSELKKINEEMKEVDAEIKKYCDELGIQAPIFE